The Panicum hallii strain FIL2 chromosome 9, PHallii_v3.1, whole genome shotgun sequence genome has a window encoding:
- the LOC112875457 gene encoding probable protein phosphatase 2C 47 — MNGGVEPQTPPDSPSMDAAVGKPPRHHLTSIRHCASSARIAAAAASSPDYGLDLGTMSLISPTDVRAGFLPVFRSGSCAETGPKSYMEDEHVCVDNLIEHLGGRAAGIPAPGAFYGVFDGHGGTDAACFVRKNLLKFIVEDMHFPTNVEKAIRGAFLKADHALADSHSLDNSSGTTALTALIFGRTLFIANAGDCRAVLGKRGRAVELSRDHKPTCKSEKIRIEKLGGTVFDGYLNGQLAVARALGDWHMKGPKGSISPLSAEPELQEIVLSEEDEFLIIGCDGLWDVMTSQCAVSIVRKELMQHNNPEKCSGELVQEALKRDSCDNLTVVVICFSSNPPPQIEIPRSRVRRSISLEGLHLLRGALDSNA; from the exons ATGAATGGAGGCGTGGAGCCGCAGACCCCGCCGGACAGCCCTTCCATGGATGCCGCTGTCGGCAAGCCGCCGCGCCACCACCTCACCTCGATTCGCCACTGCGCCAGCAGCGcgcgcatcgccgccgccgccgcgtcgtcccCCGACTAC GGCCTGGATTTGGGGACGATGAGCTTGATCTCGCCCACCGACGTCCGGGCTGGGTTCCTGCCCGTGTTCCGATCGGGGAGCTGCGCTGAGACTGGGCCCAAATCGTATATGGAGGACGAGCACGTCTGTGTGGACAACCTCATCGAGCACCTCGGGGGGCGCGCCGCCGGCATCCCTGCCCCGGGCGCCTTCTACGGG GTGTTTGATGGTCATGGCGGTACAGATGCAGCATGTTTTGTTCGCAAGAACTTACTCAAATTCATTGTTGAAGATATGCATTTCCCCACGAATGTTGAAAAGGCAATAAGAGGTGCATTTCTGAAGGCTGATCATGCACTAGCAGATTCCCATTCCCTTGACAACAGTTCTGGAACCACTGCATTGACGGCTCTTATATTTGGCAG GACACTGTTCATTGCAAATGCAGGTGATTGCCGAGCTGTTCTAGGAAAAAGAGGTCGAGCAGTGGAACTATCGAGAGACCATAAACCCACCTGCAAGAGTGAGAAGATTAGAATTGAAAAACTAGGTGGTACTGTTTTTGATGGCTATCTTAACGGTCAGCTAGCAGTAGCAAGGGCACTTGGAGACTGGCACATGAAAGGCCCAAAAGGCTCAATTAGCCCTCTGAGTGCAGAACCTGAGCTGCAGGAGATTGTGCTTTCTGAAGAAGATGAGTTCTTAATAATAGGCTGTGATGGGCTTTGGGATGTGATGACCAGTCAATGCGCTGTGTCGATCGTAAGGAAAGAACTGATGCAACACAATAACCCAGAGAAGTGCTCAGGCGAGCTAGTCCAGGAAGCGCTGAAACGGGATAGTTGTGATAACTTGACCGTTGTGGTTATATGTTTCTCATCCAATCCACCCCCTCAAATTGAGATCCCAAGATCCCGTGTACGAAGAAGCATTTCCTTGGAAGGGTTGCATTTACTCAGGGGAGCTCTGGACAGCAATGCCTGA
- the LOC112875455 gene encoding glyceraldehyde-3-phosphate dehydrogenase GAPB, chloroplastic → MATHAALAASRIPTSARLHSRAASRQRVDFADFSGLRPGSCSVSAAAREASFSDVLGAQLVAKATGENAVRAPAEAKLKVAINGFGRIGRNFLRCWHGREDSPLDVVVINDSGGVKNASHLLKYDSMLGTFKADVKIVDDTTISVDGKLITVVSNRDPLKLPWADLGIDIVIEGTGVFVDGPGAGKHIQAGAKKVIITAPAKGADIPTYVVGVNEGDYDHGVADIISNASCTTNCLAPFVKVLDEEFGIVKGTMTTTHSYTGDQRLLDASHRDLRRARAAALNIVPTSTGAAKAVALVLPQLKGKLNGIALRVPTPNVSVVDLVINTEKKGITADDVNGAFRKAAGGPLKGVLDVCDVPLVSVDFRCSDVSSTIDSSLTMVMGDDMVKVVAWYDNEWGYSQRVVDLAHLVAAKWPGAAAAGSGDPLEDFCKDNPATDECKVYEA, encoded by the exons ATGGCCACCCACGCTGCTCTCGCCGCGTCGCGCATCCCCACCAGCGCCCGGCTGCACAGCAGGGCGGCGTCCAGGCAG AGGGTGGACTTCGCCGACTTCTCCGGGCTCAGGCCGGGATCATGCTCcgtcagcgccgccgccagggaGGCGTCCTTCTCCGACGTGCTCGGTGCGCAGCTCGTCGCCAAG GCCACCGGAGAGAACGCCGTGAGGGCGCCCGCTGAGGCGAAGCTCAAGGTGGCGATCAACGGGTTCGGCCGCATCGGCCGGAACTTCCTCCGCTGCTGGCACGGCCGCGAGGACTCCCCGCTCGATGTCGTCGTCATCAACGACAGCGGAGGCGTCAAGAAC GCGTCTCACCTCCTCAAGTACGACTCGATGCTCGGCACCTTCAAGGCCGACGTCAAGATCGTCGACGACACCACCATCAGCGTTGACGGCAAGCTCATCACGGTCGTCTCCAACAGGGACCCGCTCAAGCTCCCATGGGCTGACCTCGGCATCGACATTGTCATCGAG GGTACCGGAGTCTTCGTCGACGGCCCGGGCGCCGGGAAGCACATCCAGGCCGGCGCGAAGAAGGTCATCATCACTGCTCCGGCCAAGGGCGCCGACATCCCGACCTACGTCGTCGGTGTCAACGAGGGCGACTACGACCACGGTGTGGCCGACATCATCAG CAACGCTTCCTGCACGACCAACTGCCTCGCCCCATTCGTCAAGGTCTTGGACGAGGAGTTCG GGATCGTGAAGGGAACCATGACGACGACCCACTCGTACACCGGCGACCAGAGGCTGCTGGACGCGTCCCACCGCGACCTGAGGCGGGCCCGCGCGGCGGCGCTGAACATCGTGCCGACGAGCACCGGCGCCGCCAAGGCCGTGGCGCTGGTGCTGCCCCAGCTGAAGGGGAAGCTGAACGGCATCGCGCTCCGCGTGCCGACCCCGAACGTGTCGGTGGTGGACCTGGTGATCAACACCGAGAAGAAGGGCATCACGGCCGACGACGTGAACGGCGCGTTCCGCAAGGCCGCCGGCGGCCCGCTCAAGGGCGTCCTGGACGTCTGCGACGTGCCGCTCGTGTCCGTCGACTTCAGGTGCTCCGACGTGTCCTCCACCATCGACTCCTCGCTCACCATGGTGATGGGCGACGACATGGTCAAGGTGGTCGCCTGGTACGACAACGAGTGGGGATACAG CCAGCGCGTTGTCGATCTGGCGCACCTGGTGGCGGCCAAGtggccgggcgcggcggcggcgggcagcggcgACCCCCTGGAGGACTTCTGCAAGGACAACCCCGCGACCGACGAGTGCAAGGTGTACGAGGCATGA
- the LOC112875454 gene encoding exosome complex exonuclease RRP44 homolog A, translating into MLQSKSFVKKTKQGRIQKVVREHYLRDDIYCGFVPCSACDTAAERKLDAAAAAILVVDTNVVLHQIDLLENPAIEDVVLLSVVLDEVKNKNLAVFNRIKALCTNKARRFYVFANEQHRDTYVKDMVGESSNDRNDRAIRVAARWYQSHLGGSVKVLLITNDRDNKRKAIEEGLNAETVESYVRSLAQPGLLDLVVVSTSGDVTMEDVEDHRPSKKKVIYSEHKPMSEITSGLRCGIYHQGKLRVNRYNPFEAYVGSESIGDEIVIRGRSNMNRAFDGDIVAVELLPQDQWHESKSFIADDDEEEEEDVHLVPNSADDAPRNTSSTQSTVGSSAPSVSSRPLGRVVGIIKRNWNSYCGSLQPMPMPAGSGGVAHALFVSKDRRIPKIRIQTRQLENLLNKRIVVAVDSWDVLSRYPSGHYVRTIGDIGDKETETEVVLIENDINTRPFSTQVLACLPPLPWTLSPDDLANPNRQDLRHVRVFSVDPPGCRDIDDALHCTLLPNGNFEVGVHIADVTNFVHPGTPLDEEAAQRGTSVYLVGQRIDMLPKPLTEDVCSLRADVERLAFSVIWEMTPDADIISTRYTKSVIKSCAAMSYVEAQARMDDSRLVDPLTVDLRNLNSLAKIMRQRRCERGALTLASAEVKFEIDSETHDPLDIGIYQIREANQMIEEFMLAANISVAEKILKHFPLCSLLRRHPSPTKEMLEPLLRTASSVGLNLDVSSSKALAESLDNAKRDDPYFNKLIRILATRCMTQAVYFCSGDLTFSEYYHYGLAASLYTHFTSPIRRYADVVVHRLLAAALEIAKLPPIFQDGPQLTGIADNLNYRHRNAQMASRASVELHTLIYFRTRPTDTEARIVKIKANGFIVFVPKFGIEGPIYLTPKGDKGGDWVVDEVHQRVTKPGTNISYAVLQTVRIHMEVVEPQPHRPKLQLTLI; encoded by the exons ATGCTGCAGAGCAAGTCCTTCGTGAAGAAGACGAAGCAAGGTCGCATCCAAAAG GTCGTCAGGGAGCACTACCTCCGTGACGACATATACTGCGGCTTCGTCCCCTGCTCCGCCTGCGACACCGCCGCCGAGCGCAAACtcgacgccgcggcggccgccatCCTCGTCGTCGACACCAACGTCGTGCTCCACCAG ATCGATTTGCTGGAGAATCCGGCGATTGAGGATGTCGTCCTTCTGTCGGTGGTCCTGGACGAAGTGAAGAATAAGAACCTTGCCGTTTTCAACAGGATCAAGGCACTATGCACCAACAAAGCACGGAGGTTTTACGTTTTCGCCAACGAGCAGCACAG GGATACTTATGTCAAAGACATGGTTGGGGAGAGCTCTAATGATCGTAATGACAGAG CAATTCGTGTTGCCGCTCGTTGGTACCAAAGCCATCTTGGTGGGAGTGTGAAGGTTCTGCTGATTACAAATGATAGAgataacaaaaggaaagctATTGAAGAAGGCCTTAATGCTGAGACAG TTGAGTCATATGTAAGGTCGCTTGCGCAGCCTGGTTTGCTTGATTTGGTGGTGGTTTCAACTAGTGGAGATGTTACCATGGAAGATGTAGAAGATCATAGACCATCCAAGAAGAAAGTAATCTACAGTGAG CACAAACCAATGTCAGAAATTACATCTGGTCTGCGGTGTGGAATCTACCATCAAGGGAAGCTTCGAGTTAATCGTTACAATCCATTTGAAGCTTATGTTGGAAGTGAGAGCATTGGTGATGAGATTGTTATCCGCGGACGCTCAAATATGAACAGGGCTTTTGATGGTGATATAGTTGCTGTTGAGCTCTTGCCACAAGATCAATGGCATGAGTCAAAGTCATTTATAGCAGATGATGATG aagaagaagaagaagatgtcCATCTAGTACCTAATAGTGCTGATGATGCTCCTCGGAACACCAGTTCCACACAATCAACAGTTGGATCATCAGCTCCTTCTGTCTCTAGTCGTCCACTTGGACGTGTTGTTGGTATAATTAAGAGAAATTGGAATTC GTACTGTGGATCCTTGCAGCCAATGCCCATGCCTGCTGGTAGTGGGGGCGTTGCTCATGCTTTATTTGTTTCAAAAGATCGAAGAATTCCTAAAATCCGAATTCAAACCAGACAGCTTGAGAATCTTTTGAACAAAAGAATTGTTGTTGCGGTTGATTCATGGGATGTTTTGTCTCGCTATCCATCAGGTCACTACGTACGAACGATTGGAGATATTGGTGACAAAGAAACTGAAACAGAG GTTGTCTTAATAGAGAACGATATCAACACCAGGCCTTTCTCTACACAAGTCCTTGCTTGTTTGCCACCATTACCATGGACATTATCACCAGACGATTTGGCCAATCCTAATAGACAAGACTTGCGTCATGTGAGAGTCTTTAGTGTGGATCCACCAG GTTGTCGAGATATTGATGACGCACTACATTGCACATTACTTCCAAATGGAAATTTTGAAGTTGGAGTCC ATATTGCTGATGTCACTAATTTTGTTCACCCTGGTACCCCTCTTGATGAGGAAGCTGCGCAAAGGGGCACTTCTGTTTATCTTGTTGGGCAGCGGATTGATATGCTTCCAAAGCCCCTGACTGAAG ATGTTTGTTCACTTCGTGCTGATGTTGAAAGGCTGGCATTCTCTGTCATTTGG GAAATGACTCCTGATGCTGATATCATATCCACGAGATATACAAAGAGTGTTATCAAATCTTGTGCTGCAATGTCTTATGTGGAAGCCCAGGCAAGAATGGATGACAG CCGTTTAGTTGATCCACTAACCGTAGACTTGCGGAACTTAAATTCATTGGCAAAG ATCATGCGACAACGACGTTGCGAAAGAGGGGCTCTGACTCTTGCTTCTGCAGAAGTAAAATTTGAGATCGATAGTGAAACTCATGATCCTCTTGACATAG GAATTTATCAAATCCGTGAGGCAAATCAAATGATTGAAGAGTTTATGTTGGCGGCAAATATTTCTGTTGCTGAGAAGATTTTGAAGCACTTTCCCTTATGTTCTTTGCTAAG GCGTCATCCTAGCCCAACAAAGGAGATGCTTGAGCCATTACTCCGTACCGCCTCTTCTGTTGGCCTAAATCTGGATGTGTCATCCTCAAAGGCATTAGCTGAATCACTTGACAATGCAAAG AGAGATGACCCATACTTCAATAAGCTTATTAGAATTCTGGCGACTAGATGCATGACACAG GCTGTTTATTTTTGCAGCGGAGATTTGACCTTTTCTGAGTATTACCATTACGGGCTTGCAGCTTCTCTTTACACTCATTTCACTTCTCCTATTCGCAGATACGCAG ATGTTGTTGTTCATAGGTTGCTAGCTGCGGCTCTAGAAATTGCAAAGCTCCCACCAATCTTTCAAGATGGTCCTCAACTTACAGGCATCGCTGACA ACTTGAATTACAGACACCGAAATGCCCAGATGGCAAGCAGAGCATCAGTTGAACTCCACACCCTCATATATTTCAGGACAAG GCCAACTGATACTGAAGCTAGGATAGTAAAGATCAAGGCAAATGGTTTCATAGTCTTCGTCCCAAA gTTTGGCATAGAAGGGCCCATCTACCTTACTCCTAAAGGAGACAAGGGTGGCGACTGGGTTGTTGACGAGGTGCACCAGAGGGTAACCAAGCCCGGAACAAACATCAGTTATGCTGTCCTGCAGACTGTTAGGATTCATATGGAAGTTGTTGAGCCTCAGCCCCACCGCCCAAAGCTGCAACTCACCCTCATTTGA
- the LOC112875456 gene encoding protein PIN-LIKES 7-like isoform X2, with amino-acid sequence MRFWSLLIVAWLPVLQVLLVGLLGALLASNRFNVLTSDARRSINKIVYIVFVPSLVFSSLASTVTLKDIISWWFMPVNMGIIFLIGAVLGWVSVKAFRPGEHLQGLVIACCSSGNWGTIPLMIVPAICNEEDNPFGDANTCNSLGLSYVSLSMALGNFYIWTHSYSVMKRSAKLYRAKCKNHHARTDTSKEHLGQGATDDYVAFVPPTSEIFSDDVGNSIISPLPPNDARASFLSRYLRAAKDLLVEVLIELWSPPSIAALVGFTVGTIDKMKSLVTEEGYPLRVIQDSTTLLGDATIPCTVLILGGNLTKGIGKTVVEPIVVISIIVIRYIVLPACGIGVVTAATKLGFLPRSPLYRYVLLLQSTVPPAMSIGTIAQLFDVGEEECSIIFLWTHLVAALALTLWSTVFMSLVL; translated from the exons ATGAGGTTCTGGTCTCTGCTCATCGTGGCATGGCTGCCGGTTCTGCAGGTCCTCCTCGTAGGATTGCTTGGAGCTCTTCTCGCATCCAATCGTTTCAACGTTCTCACATCTGATGCTCGAAGGAGCATCAATAAG ATTGTTTATATTGTCTTCGTTCCATCGCTCGTCTTCTCTAGCTTGGCGAGCACTGTCACGCTCAAGGACATCATCTCTTG GTGGTTCATGCCAGTGAACATGGGCATCATATTTCTGATTGGAGCAGTTCTAGGATGGGTGTCTGTCAAAGCCTTCAGACCTGGAGAACATCTTCAGGGACTCGTCATTGCTTGTTGCTCATCAG GTAACTGGGGCACTATCCCTTTGATGATTGTTCCAGCAATTTGCAACGAGGAGGACAATCCCTTTGGGGACGCCAATACCTGCAACTCTCTTGGTCTCTCCTATGTCTCGTTATCAATGGCG CTCGGAAATTTCTACATATGGACGCACAGCTACAGTGTCATGAAGAGATCCGCTAAACTGTACAGGGCAAAATGCAAGAATCATCACGCTCGGACTGACACGAGCAAAGAACATTTGGGTCAAGGTGCAACTGATGATTATGTGGCTTTTGTTCCACCGACTTCTGAAATTTTTTCAGACGATGTTGGCAACTCC ATTATTTCCCCGTTGCCTCCAAATGATGCTAGAGCTAGCTTCTTGAGTCGCTACTTGAGAGCGGCAAAGGATTTATTGGTAGAAGTACTGATAGAACTGTGGTCACCACCAAGTATAGCTGCG CTCGTGGGGTTCACTGTTGGCACAATAGACAAGATGAAGTCACTTGTTACGGAAGAAGGTTACCCTCTTCGGGTAATCCAAGATTCAACCACATTACTAGG AGATGCTACAATTCCATGCACCGTGCTGATCCTCGGTGGAAACCTAACAAAAG GGATAGGCAAGACGGTGGTCGAGCCTATTGTGGTGATATCGATCATTGTCATACGCTACATCGTCCTCCCTGCCTGCGGCATCGGCGTCGTCACCGCAGCCACCAAGCTTGGGTTCCTACCAAGATCTCCCCTGTACCGCTATGTGCTCCTGTTGCAGTCCACAGTTCCTCCAGCCATGAGCATTG GCACAATAGCTCAGCTGTTTGACGTTGGGGAAGAGGAGTGCTCTATCATCTTCCTGTGGACGCACCTGGTTGCTGCCTTGGCTCTCACGCTTTGGTCGACGGTGTTCATGTCGCTTGTGCTGTGA
- the LOC112875456 gene encoding protein PIN-LIKES 7-like isoform X4 — protein MLEGASIRLFILSSFHRSSSLAWRALSRSRTSSLVNMGIIFLIGAVLGWVSVKAFRPGEHLQGLVIACCSSGNWGTIPLMIVPAICNEEDNPFGDANTCNSLGLSYVSLSMALGNFYIWTHSYSVMKRSAKLYRAKCKNHHARTDTSKEHLGQGATDDYVAFVPPTSEIFSDDVGNSIISPLPPNDARASFLSRYLRAAKDLLVEVLIELWSPPSIAALVGFTVGTIDKMKSLVTEEGYPLRVIQDSTTLLGDATIPCTVLILGGNLTKGIGKTVVEPIVVISIIVIRYIVLPACGIGVVTAATKLGFLPRSPLYRYVLLLQSTVPPAMSIGTIAQLFDVGEEECSIIFLWTHLVAALALTLWSTVFMSLVL, from the exons ATGCTCGAAGGAGCATCAATAAG ATTGTTTATATTGTCTTCGTTCCATCGCTCGTCTTCTCTAGCTTGGCGAGCACTGTCACGCTCAAGGACATCATCTCTTG TGAACATGGGCATCATATTTCTGATTGGAGCAGTTCTAGGATGGGTGTCTGTCAAAGCCTTCAGACCTGGAGAACATCTTCAGGGACTCGTCATTGCTTGTTGCTCATCAG GTAACTGGGGCACTATCCCTTTGATGATTGTTCCAGCAATTTGCAACGAGGAGGACAATCCCTTTGGGGACGCCAATACCTGCAACTCTCTTGGTCTCTCCTATGTCTCGTTATCAATGGCG CTCGGAAATTTCTACATATGGACGCACAGCTACAGTGTCATGAAGAGATCCGCTAAACTGTACAGGGCAAAATGCAAGAATCATCACGCTCGGACTGACACGAGCAAAGAACATTTGGGTCAAGGTGCAACTGATGATTATGTGGCTTTTGTTCCACCGACTTCTGAAATTTTTTCAGACGATGTTGGCAACTCC ATTATTTCCCCGTTGCCTCCAAATGATGCTAGAGCTAGCTTCTTGAGTCGCTACTTGAGAGCGGCAAAGGATTTATTGGTAGAAGTACTGATAGAACTGTGGTCACCACCAAGTATAGCTGCG CTCGTGGGGTTCACTGTTGGCACAATAGACAAGATGAAGTCACTTGTTACGGAAGAAGGTTACCCTCTTCGGGTAATCCAAGATTCAACCACATTACTAGG AGATGCTACAATTCCATGCACCGTGCTGATCCTCGGTGGAAACCTAACAAAAG GGATAGGCAAGACGGTGGTCGAGCCTATTGTGGTGATATCGATCATTGTCATACGCTACATCGTCCTCCCTGCCTGCGGCATCGGCGTCGTCACCGCAGCCACCAAGCTTGGGTTCCTACCAAGATCTCCCCTGTACCGCTATGTGCTCCTGTTGCAGTCCACAGTTCCTCCAGCCATGAGCATTG GCACAATAGCTCAGCTGTTTGACGTTGGGGAAGAGGAGTGCTCTATCATCTTCCTGTGGACGCACCTGGTTGCTGCCTTGGCTCTCACGCTTTGGTCGACGGTGTTCATGTCGCTTGTGCTGTGA
- the LOC112875456 gene encoding protein PIN-LIKES 7-like isoform X1 — translation MFAACFWQAKSEASKMRFWSLLIVAWLPVLQVLLVGLLGALLASNRFNVLTSDARRSINKIVYIVFVPSLVFSSLASTVTLKDIISWWFMPVNMGIIFLIGAVLGWVSVKAFRPGEHLQGLVIACCSSGNWGTIPLMIVPAICNEEDNPFGDANTCNSLGLSYVSLSMALGNFYIWTHSYSVMKRSAKLYRAKCKNHHARTDTSKEHLGQGATDDYVAFVPPTSEIFSDDVGNSIISPLPPNDARASFLSRYLRAAKDLLVEVLIELWSPPSIAALVGFTVGTIDKMKSLVTEEGYPLRVIQDSTTLLGDATIPCTVLILGGNLTKGIGKTVVEPIVVISIIVIRYIVLPACGIGVVTAATKLGFLPRSPLYRYVLLLQSTVPPAMSIGTIAQLFDVGEEECSIIFLWTHLVAALALTLWSTVFMSLVL, via the exons ATGTTTGCTGCATGTTTCTGGCAGGCAAAATCTGAGGCTTCCAAGATGAGGTTCTGGTCTCTGCTCATCGTGGCATGGCTGCCGGTTCTGCAGGTCCTCCTCGTAGGATTGCTTGGAGCTCTTCTCGCATCCAATCGTTTCAACGTTCTCACATCTGATGCTCGAAGGAGCATCAATAAG ATTGTTTATATTGTCTTCGTTCCATCGCTCGTCTTCTCTAGCTTGGCGAGCACTGTCACGCTCAAGGACATCATCTCTTG GTGGTTCATGCCAGTGAACATGGGCATCATATTTCTGATTGGAGCAGTTCTAGGATGGGTGTCTGTCAAAGCCTTCAGACCTGGAGAACATCTTCAGGGACTCGTCATTGCTTGTTGCTCATCAG GTAACTGGGGCACTATCCCTTTGATGATTGTTCCAGCAATTTGCAACGAGGAGGACAATCCCTTTGGGGACGCCAATACCTGCAACTCTCTTGGTCTCTCCTATGTCTCGTTATCAATGGCG CTCGGAAATTTCTACATATGGACGCACAGCTACAGTGTCATGAAGAGATCCGCTAAACTGTACAGGGCAAAATGCAAGAATCATCACGCTCGGACTGACACGAGCAAAGAACATTTGGGTCAAGGTGCAACTGATGATTATGTGGCTTTTGTTCCACCGACTTCTGAAATTTTTTCAGACGATGTTGGCAACTCC ATTATTTCCCCGTTGCCTCCAAATGATGCTAGAGCTAGCTTCTTGAGTCGCTACTTGAGAGCGGCAAAGGATTTATTGGTAGAAGTACTGATAGAACTGTGGTCACCACCAAGTATAGCTGCG CTCGTGGGGTTCACTGTTGGCACAATAGACAAGATGAAGTCACTTGTTACGGAAGAAGGTTACCCTCTTCGGGTAATCCAAGATTCAACCACATTACTAGG AGATGCTACAATTCCATGCACCGTGCTGATCCTCGGTGGAAACCTAACAAAAG GGATAGGCAAGACGGTGGTCGAGCCTATTGTGGTGATATCGATCATTGTCATACGCTACATCGTCCTCCCTGCCTGCGGCATCGGCGTCGTCACCGCAGCCACCAAGCTTGGGTTCCTACCAAGATCTCCCCTGTACCGCTATGTGCTCCTGTTGCAGTCCACAGTTCCTCCAGCCATGAGCATTG GCACAATAGCTCAGCTGTTTGACGTTGGGGAAGAGGAGTGCTCTATCATCTTCCTGTGGACGCACCTGGTTGCTGCCTTGGCTCTCACGCTTTGGTCGACGGTGTTCATGTCGCTTGTGCTGTGA
- the LOC112875456 gene encoding protein PIN-LIKES 7-like isoform X3, with amino-acid sequence MFAACFWQAKSEASKMRFWSLLIVAWLPVLQVLLVGLLGALLASNRFNVLTSDARRSINKIVYIVFVPSLVFSSLASTVTLKDIISWWFMPVNMGIIFLIGAVLGWVSVKAFRPGEHLQGLVIACCSSGNWGTIPLMIVPAICNEEDNPFGDANTCNSLGLSYVSLSMALGNFYIWTHSYSVMKRSAKLYRAKCKNHHARTDTSKEHLGQGATDDYVAFVPPTSEIFSDDVGNSIISPLPPNDARASFLSRYLRAAKDLLVEVLIELWSPPSIAALVGFTVGTIDKMKSLVTEEGYPLRVIQDSTTLLGDATIPCTVLILGGNLTKGIGKTVVEPIVVISIIVIRYIVLPACGIGVVTAATKLGFLPRSPLYRYVLLLQSTVPPAMSIGEQPFLSPTQAQ; translated from the exons ATGTTTGCTGCATGTTTCTGGCAGGCAAAATCTGAGGCTTCCAAGATGAGGTTCTGGTCTCTGCTCATCGTGGCATGGCTGCCGGTTCTGCAGGTCCTCCTCGTAGGATTGCTTGGAGCTCTTCTCGCATCCAATCGTTTCAACGTTCTCACATCTGATGCTCGAAGGAGCATCAATAAG ATTGTTTATATTGTCTTCGTTCCATCGCTCGTCTTCTCTAGCTTGGCGAGCACTGTCACGCTCAAGGACATCATCTCTTG GTGGTTCATGCCAGTGAACATGGGCATCATATTTCTGATTGGAGCAGTTCTAGGATGGGTGTCTGTCAAAGCCTTCAGACCTGGAGAACATCTTCAGGGACTCGTCATTGCTTGTTGCTCATCAG GTAACTGGGGCACTATCCCTTTGATGATTGTTCCAGCAATTTGCAACGAGGAGGACAATCCCTTTGGGGACGCCAATACCTGCAACTCTCTTGGTCTCTCCTATGTCTCGTTATCAATGGCG CTCGGAAATTTCTACATATGGACGCACAGCTACAGTGTCATGAAGAGATCCGCTAAACTGTACAGGGCAAAATGCAAGAATCATCACGCTCGGACTGACACGAGCAAAGAACATTTGGGTCAAGGTGCAACTGATGATTATGTGGCTTTTGTTCCACCGACTTCTGAAATTTTTTCAGACGATGTTGGCAACTCC ATTATTTCCCCGTTGCCTCCAAATGATGCTAGAGCTAGCTTCTTGAGTCGCTACTTGAGAGCGGCAAAGGATTTATTGGTAGAAGTACTGATAGAACTGTGGTCACCACCAAGTATAGCTGCG CTCGTGGGGTTCACTGTTGGCACAATAGACAAGATGAAGTCACTTGTTACGGAAGAAGGTTACCCTCTTCGGGTAATCCAAGATTCAACCACATTACTAGG AGATGCTACAATTCCATGCACCGTGCTGATCCTCGGTGGAAACCTAACAAAAG GGATAGGCAAGACGGTGGTCGAGCCTATTGTGGTGATATCGATCATTGTCATACGCTACATCGTCCTCCCTGCCTGCGGCATCGGCGTCGTCACCGCAGCCACCAAGCTTGGGTTCCTACCAAGATCTCCCCTGTACCGCTATGTGCTCCTGTTGCAGTCCACAGTTCCTCCAGCCATGAGCATTG GTGAACAACCATTTCTTTCTCCGACGCAGGCACAATAG